In Bacillus sp. KH172YL63, one genomic interval encodes:
- the lepA gene encoding translation elongation factor 4, which produces MNREEKLERQSRIRNFSIIAHIDHGKSTLADRILEKTKALTAREMKEQLLDSMDLERERGITIKLNSVQLKYQAKDGEEYIFHLIDTPGHVDFTYEVSRSLAACEGAVLVVDAAQGIEAQTLANVYLALDNNLEILPVINKIDLPAADPERVRQEVEDVIGLDASEAVLASAKAGIGIEEILEQVVEKVPAPQGDPDAPLKALIFDSLYDAYRGVVAYIRVMEGSVKVGDKVRMMATGKEFEVTEIGVFTPKATGQKELTVGDVGYLTAAIKNVGDTRVGDTITLANHPAEEALPGYRRMNPMVYCGLYPIDSNRYNDLREALEKLELNDSALQYEPETSQALGFGFRCGFLGLLHMEIIQERIEREFKIDLITTAPSVIYHVKLTDGEEVRVDNPSMMPDPQKVDHVEEPYVKATIMVPNDYVGAVMELCQGKRGNFIDMQYMDEARVNIVYEIPLAEIVYDFFDQLKSNTKGYASFDYELIGYKESKLVKMDILLNAENVDALSFIVHRDFAYERGKLIVEKLKELIPRQQFEVPVQAAIGQKIVARSTIKAIRKNVLAKCYGGDISRKRKLLDKQKEGKKRMKSVGNVEVPQEAFMAVLKMDDTDKK; this is translated from the coding sequence ATGAACCGTGAAGAAAAGTTAGAAAGACAATCGAGAATTAGAAACTTCTCAATCATCGCTCATATCGACCATGGGAAATCTACCCTTGCCGATCGTATTCTTGAGAAGACGAAAGCATTGACTGCCCGTGAAATGAAAGAGCAATTATTGGATTCGATGGATCTTGAAAGAGAACGTGGAATCACGATTAAATTAAATTCTGTGCAATTAAAGTATCAAGCAAAGGATGGAGAAGAGTATATCTTCCACCTGATTGATACACCGGGGCACGTAGACTTTACATACGAAGTATCCCGCAGTTTAGCTGCGTGTGAAGGGGCCGTCCTGGTTGTGGATGCCGCTCAGGGGATTGAAGCCCAGACGCTTGCCAACGTATATCTAGCCTTGGATAACAATCTTGAAATCCTGCCGGTCATCAACAAGATCGACCTGCCGGCAGCTGATCCTGAACGGGTCCGTCAAGAAGTCGAAGATGTCATTGGACTTGATGCGTCTGAGGCGGTGCTTGCATCAGCGAAAGCCGGCATCGGGATTGAAGAAATCCTTGAGCAGGTAGTGGAAAAGGTTCCAGCCCCACAAGGAGATCCGGATGCCCCGTTGAAGGCATTGATCTTTGACTCTTTGTATGATGCGTACAGAGGGGTCGTTGCATACATCCGTGTGATGGAAGGAAGCGTCAAAGTAGGGGATAAAGTCCGCATGATGGCAACCGGCAAGGAGTTCGAAGTAACCGAGATCGGTGTCTTCACCCCGAAAGCGACCGGACAAAAAGAACTGACGGTCGGGGATGTTGGATACTTGACTGCAGCAATCAAGAATGTTGGGGATACCCGCGTAGGGGATACCATCACGCTTGCGAACCATCCTGCAGAAGAGGCCCTTCCAGGTTACCGACGAATGAACCCGATGGTGTACTGCGGATTATATCCAATTGATTCAAACCGCTATAACGATTTAAGAGAAGCGCTTGAAAAGCTTGAGTTGAATGATTCGGCCCTGCAATATGAGCCGGAAACATCCCAGGCATTAGGATTTGGATTCCGCTGCGGATTCCTTGGACTTCTTCATATGGAGATCATCCAGGAACGGATCGAGCGTGAATTCAAGATCGACCTGATCACGACTGCGCCAAGCGTAATCTATCATGTGAAATTGACAGACGGGGAAGAAGTGAGAGTCGACAATCCGTCCATGATGCCGGATCCGCAGAAAGTAGATCATGTGGAAGAGCCATACGTCAAAGCGACGATCATGGTGCCGAATGATTATGTGGGTGCTGTCATGGAGCTTTGTCAAGGCAAACGCGGAAACTTCATCGACATGCAGTATATGGATGAGGCACGTGTGAATATCGTGTACGAAATCCCGCTTGCAGAAATCGTCTATGATTTCTTCGATCAATTGAAGTCCAACACGAAAGGATATGCGTCTTTCGATTACGAGCTGATCGGATACAAAGAATCCAAGCTTGTGAAAATGGATATTCTCTTGAATGCCGAAAACGTCGATGCATTAAGCTTCATCGTTCACCGTGATTTCGCTTATGAGCGCGGTAAATTGATTGTAGAAAAGCTGAAGGAATTAATTCCAAGACAGCAATTCGAGGTGCCGGTACAGGCAGCGATCGGACAGAAGATTGTCGCGAGATCGACCATCAAGGCGATCCGTAAGAACGTCCTTGCGAAATGTTACGGTGGAGATATTTCACGTAAACGTAAACTTCTTGATAAGCAAAAAGAAGGTAAAAAACGTATGAAATCTGTCGGGAATGTTGAAGTACCACAAGAAGCCTTCATGGCCGTCCTGAAAATGGATGATACGGATAAAAAATAA
- a CDS encoding DUF3679 domain-containing protein — translation MTKFFFKCALLVSALFLGVLIGMQYANQGIVEMKGHDEQQFTPPVGVTQDGDGNVEASILGNEVESKTLSEKKEKLEEMKAFNAFSSIGKVLADTIAGITSEIVDFIASLI, via the coding sequence ATGACAAAATTCTTTTTTAAATGTGCTCTTCTCGTCTCCGCCTTATTTCTTGGTGTGTTGATCGGCATGCAATATGCGAATCAGGGGATCGTTGAAATGAAGGGGCATGACGAGCAGCAATTCACCCCTCCTGTCGGCGTGACACAGGACGGGGACGGGAATGTGGAGGCGTCGATTCTTGGAAATGAGGTAGAGTCGAAGACGCTCAGTGAAAAGAAAGAGAAGTTGGAAGAGATGAAAGCCTTCAATGCATTTTCCTCGATCGGCAAAGTGCTCGCCGACACGATCGCAGGCATAACCAGCGAGATCGTGGATTTCATTGCATCGCTTATTTAA
- the spoIIP gene encoding stage II sporulation protein P has translation MGSYKPPTYVVAINMTSIVKGVLIFISVLLSVFSITGLLTSLNPEYRITSNSLNQAASHVTGKTLYKILALENRSFHHILPEEEEALPSLSSAMFQVATNIRFEDPRSFLGRELPGFSIFDGEILVAGDGTDFTNMPIESVPPPEALDAGNDAPLKNLDDVKGSESKGGDVAPPLSTGNKKTVHLYFTHTRESYLPYLEGVSNPDLAMHSKINVTKVGDMVKEDLETLGIGTSIDKTDVIQNLHNKGLDYWSAYQESRPLVQAAMTSNKDLLYLVDIHRDSQRRKVTTGTINGKTYAKLAFVVGEEHPNYEENLKVATELHRLLESTYKGISRGVIAKKGSGTNGKFNQDLSSNAMLVEFGGVDNTFEELDRTAGAFAEVFADYYWQAEKVNQDVPPLSQ, from the coding sequence ATGGGATCATATAAACCCCCGACTTATGTTGTCGCTATCAATATGACCTCGATCGTAAAAGGTGTGCTGATCTTCATCAGTGTATTGCTTTCGGTCTTTTCAATCACCGGTCTCCTCACTTCTTTGAACCCGGAGTACAGAATCACATCGAATTCATTGAATCAAGCGGCTTCCCATGTGACAGGAAAAACGCTGTATAAAATCCTTGCTCTCGAAAACCGGTCTTTTCATCACATACTGCCTGAGGAAGAGGAGGCATTACCGAGCCTATCTTCTGCTATGTTCCAGGTCGCCACCAATATCCGCTTCGAAGATCCGAGAAGTTTCCTTGGGCGTGAATTGCCGGGATTCTCCATTTTCGACGGAGAGATCCTGGTGGCGGGGGACGGGACAGACTTTACCAATATGCCGATTGAATCGGTCCCGCCTCCTGAAGCGCTTGATGCTGGTAATGACGCACCGCTCAAAAATCTTGATGACGTGAAGGGATCGGAGAGTAAAGGCGGAGATGTTGCACCGCCATTGTCCACCGGTAATAAGAAGACTGTGCATCTTTACTTTACCCACACCCGTGAATCATACCTTCCTTATCTCGAAGGCGTGAGCAATCCTGATTTAGCCATGCATTCGAAGATTAACGTCACCAAAGTCGGTGACATGGTGAAGGAGGATCTGGAGACGCTCGGGATCGGAACGAGTATAGACAAAACAGATGTCATTCAGAATCTCCATAACAAAGGGCTGGATTACTGGTCTGCCTATCAAGAGTCGAGGCCGTTGGTGCAGGCGGCCATGACGAGCAACAAAGACTTGCTGTATCTGGTTGATATCCATCGGGACTCACAAAGAAGAAAGGTGACAACCGGCACGATCAACGGAAAGACATATGCGAAGCTTGCCTTTGTTGTAGGGGAAGAACATCCGAATTATGAGGAAAACCTCAAAGTCGCAACCGAACTTCACCGGTTGCTCGAATCCACGTACAAAGGTATCTCACGTGGGGTGATTGCGAAAAAGGGAAGCGGTACAAACGGGAAATTCAACCAAGATCTTTCTAGTAATGCCATGCTTGTAGAGTTTGGCGGAGTTGATAATACATTTGAGGAATTGGACAGGACGGCCGGCGCTTTCGCGGAAGTATTCGCAGACTACTACTGGCAGGCAGAAAAGGTGAACCAAGACGTCCCCCCTCTGAGTCAGTAA
- the gpr gene encoding GPR endopeptidase, which yields MKKEEIDLSKYSVRTDLAVEAREMVVGDQAENSSSIQGVIIKEKDEDGVKVSLVTVTPEGEEKIGKKPGNYLTIEAHGIREEDSELQQRVEKVFANEFSQFLKQNAIDKNASCLIVGLGNWNVTPDSLGPRVCEDIIVTRHLFELQPESVQEGYRPVSTIVPGVMGLTGIETSDIIFGVVEKSKPDFIIAIDALASRSIERVNSTIQISDTGIHPGSGVGNKRKGLDQETLGVPVIAIGVPTVLDAVTIVSDTVDFLLKHFGKEMREGNRPSRSLAPAGLSFGERRKLTDEDLPEAEHRQTFMGIVGTLEDQEKRKLIHEVLSPIGHNLMVTPKEVDVFMEDMANLIASGLNAALHDAVDQENTGYQTR from the coding sequence ATGAAAAAAGAAGAAATCGATTTAAGTAAATACTCAGTCCGTACCGACCTCGCCGTCGAAGCAAGGGAAATGGTCGTGGGTGATCAAGCAGAGAATTCGTCATCGATACAAGGCGTCATCATCAAAGAAAAAGATGAGGACGGGGTAAAGGTTTCCCTTGTCACCGTGACGCCCGAAGGTGAAGAAAAGATTGGTAAGAAGCCGGGCAACTATCTGACCATCGAAGCCCACGGCATCCGAGAAGAAGATTCAGAACTGCAGCAAAGGGTGGAAAAAGTATTTGCTAATGAATTTAGTCAATTCCTGAAGCAGAATGCGATCGATAAAAATGCAAGCTGTTTGATCGTCGGGCTCGGAAACTGGAATGTGACGCCGGATTCACTTGGGCCCCGTGTCTGTGAAGATATCATTGTAACGAGACATCTATTCGAACTTCAGCCTGAATCTGTACAAGAAGGATACCGGCCTGTGAGTACCATCGTGCCCGGGGTGATGGGGCTGACGGGGATTGAAACGAGCGATATCATCTTCGGGGTTGTCGAGAAATCGAAGCCGGACTTTATCATTGCAATTGATGCGCTTGCCTCCCGTTCCATCGAGCGGGTCAATTCGACGATACAAATTTCGGATACGGGCATTCATCCTGGATCAGGTGTCGGAAACAAGAGAAAAGGACTGGATCAGGAAACGCTGGGTGTACCTGTCATTGCCATCGGTGTCCCGACCGTCCTGGATGCCGTCACCATCGTGAGTGACACGGTCGATTTTCTCCTGAAACATTTCGGGAAAGAAATGAGGGAAGGGAACAGACCGTCCCGGTCACTTGCCCCTGCGGGATTAAGTTTCGGTGAAAGAAGGAAATTAACCGATGAAGACCTTCCGGAAGCAGAGCATCGTCAAACGTTCATGGGAATAGTCGGGACGCTGGAAGATCAGGAAAAGCGAAAGCTCATCCATGAAGTTCTTTCGCCGATCGGCCATAATCTGATGGTCACCCCGAAGGAAGTGGACGTGTTCATGGAAGATATGGCCAACCTGATTGCGAGCGGTCTCAATGCAGCGCTCCATGATGCGGTGGATCAGGAAAACACCGGCTATCAGACGCGATGA
- the rpsT gene encoding 30S ribosomal protein S20, with translation MPNIKSAIKRVKTSNERNAQNAAVKSTMRTAIKKAEAATTNSADNAKDLVTEAVRQLDKAAQKGLIHKNAADRQKSRLMKKAN, from the coding sequence ATGCCAAATATCAAATCAGCTATCAAACGCGTAAAAACTAGCAACGAGCGTAACGCTCAAAACGCTGCAGTGAAATCAACAATGCGTACTGCGATCAAAAAAGCAGAAGCAGCTACAACTAACAGCGCTGATAACGCTAAAGATCTAGTAACTGAAGCGGTACGTCAATTAGACAAAGCAGCTCAAAAAGGTCTTATCCACAAAAACGCTGCAGACCGTCAAAAGTCTCGCCTAATGAAAAAAGCGAACTAA
- the holA gene encoding DNA polymerase III subunit delta, translating to MVIDIWKKIEKSQFASIYVVYGNESFIINETKQRIVTNAISEEEMDFNFSSYDLEETPVEVAMEDAETFPFMGEKRVVILQNPVFLTAEKTKEKVEHNIKRFEQYIQSPAPYTILVITANYEKLDERKKITKLLKKTAEVVEAKKLNEQELKAWVRERAAGNSVQIDENAVELLLTLAGTNLMMLTQELDKLSLYASDTNHIDVEVVEKLTARSLEQNIFTLVDKVVHRRIDEALRIYYDLLKQNEEPLKVLAILAGQFRLIYGVKELSRRGYGQQKIASTLKVHPFRVKLAAGQAKHFSDKQLGYIIELLSQGDYEIKTGKIKKELMIEMFLFKLHDQSFT from the coding sequence TTGGTTATTGATATTTGGAAAAAAATAGAGAAGTCTCAATTCGCATCAATATATGTAGTATACGGAAATGAGTCATTTATTATCAACGAAACGAAACAAAGGATCGTCACGAATGCCATTTCTGAGGAAGAAATGGATTTTAACTTTTCCAGCTATGATCTGGAAGAAACGCCTGTGGAAGTGGCGATGGAAGATGCAGAAACCTTCCCGTTCATGGGGGAGAAAAGGGTCGTCATCCTTCAAAACCCTGTTTTCTTGACTGCAGAGAAGACGAAAGAAAAGGTAGAGCATAATATCAAACGCTTTGAGCAATACATACAATCACCTGCTCCCTATACCATCCTGGTCATCACTGCAAATTACGAGAAGTTGGACGAGCGTAAGAAAATCACCAAATTATTAAAGAAAACCGCTGAAGTGGTAGAAGCCAAGAAGCTGAATGAACAAGAATTAAAAGCATGGGTAAGGGAGCGTGCAGCGGGCAACAGTGTGCAAATTGATGAAAATGCTGTCGAGCTATTACTCACTCTCGCTGGAACAAACCTGATGATGCTCACGCAGGAATTGGATAAGCTCTCCCTATACGCAAGTGACACCAATCACATCGACGTGGAAGTTGTCGAGAAACTGACGGCAAGATCCCTTGAGCAGAATATTTTCACGCTGGTAGATAAAGTTGTCCACAGACGGATTGATGAAGCATTGAGGATCTATTATGATCTCTTGAAGCAGAATGAGGAACCATTGAAAGTGCTGGCGATTCTTGCTGGACAATTCCGGCTGATTTATGGGGTGAAGGAACTTTCCAGACGGGGGTATGGACAACAGAAGATTGCTTCCACCCTGAAGGTGCATCCATTCCGTGTGAAGCTTGCGGCAGGTCAGGCCAAACATTTCAGTGACAAGCAGCTGGGCTATATCATCGAACTCCTGTCACAGGGGGATTATGAAATCAAAACAGGAAAAATCAAAAAAGAACTCATGATCGAAATGTTTCTCTTTAAGCTTCATGACCAAAGCTTTACGTGA
- a CDS encoding YqzM family protein: MNQFEKNVQSKRNDAVDSGVGFAVSFGFFALMFIIATVIKLIGS; encoded by the coding sequence GTGAACCAATTTGAAAAGAATGTACAATCAAAAAGAAATGATGCAGTAGATTCAGGCGTTGGCTTCGCTGTTTCTTTTGGTTTCTTTGCTCTAATGTTCATTATTGCAACAGTGATCAAACTGATCGGCTCTTAA
- a CDS encoding DNA internalization-related competence protein ComEC/Rec2 — MNKGIWLYLAISVLSGTLLALQFQWGAVVLSLLILSLILRKMPRHVILLSLIFLSVSFTTALLHERNNHTGLSPGQDLQLYNVELTDIPTIDGDSFVSLAKLQDEKVLLRYSFQSEEEKNEFQKLKPGFSCRIKGALKEPKPSRNPNLFDYRSYLSHQGVFWILDAAEVEGCTDNSTWKHTLAHVRFQGMHKIEESFPASTVGVAQALIFGESRSIAEDTMKNFRELGVVHLLAISGLHVGLLFGALYYVLLRIGLAKEAVSWTGVGFLLCYIILTGASPSVIRASGMLIFLLLGKKANRRLTVVDSLSFVFCCIALYSPYSVFNPGFQLSFIVSFSLILSSAGIIQDPSSFRQLCKVTFVAQLSSLPVVLYHFFEFPLIGFITNLIYVPLFSVIILPLSILLFFLSALTDAAVVLRLYENLLGIIFECSSYLASLPFSTVVFGRPPFLFLLGYLSIIYGAFVGMEKRKTLKALTYLLLFVLFHQLITDYDPYGEIVFIDVGQGDSTLIRLPYNRGTYLIDAGGEVNFEKEKWEERTKHFSVGEDIIVPFLKSKGITVIDAMILTHGDMDHIGGAQAVMDELKVREILISPNSQEKDEIANIIELASSKSIQVREGMYLTSWQGDRNGLHIVSPQDAVYEGNNDSIVLYGRIGPLRWLFTGDLEEEGEREFADTFDLPVDVLKVGHHGSKTSTTEVFLEDTHPQVGIISAGESNRFGHPHPEVMERLRIRGLTLYNTAEDGAITYRFREKRGTFSAQLP; from the coding sequence ATGAATAAGGGGATATGGCTTTACCTGGCGATATCAGTGCTGTCCGGGACGTTACTCGCACTCCAATTTCAATGGGGTGCGGTCGTTCTTTCCCTTCTCATCCTTTCCCTGATCCTCAGAAAGATGCCACGGCACGTCATACTCCTTTCACTCATTTTCCTCTCCGTATCATTCACAACGGCTCTCCTTCATGAAAGAAACAATCATACTGGACTGTCCCCGGGGCAGGATCTGCAGTTATACAATGTTGAACTTACAGACATACCAACTATTGATGGAGATTCGTTTGTTTCACTTGCCAAGCTGCAGGATGAAAAGGTCCTTCTCCGCTATTCCTTTCAATCAGAGGAAGAAAAGAATGAATTTCAGAAACTGAAGCCGGGTTTTTCTTGTCGGATAAAGGGGGCACTAAAAGAACCGAAGCCTAGCAGAAATCCCAATTTATTTGATTATCGAAGCTATTTATCCCATCAAGGGGTCTTTTGGATATTGGATGCAGCAGAAGTTGAGGGTTGTACGGATAATAGTACGTGGAAACATACATTGGCACATGTCCGCTTTCAAGGAATGCATAAGATTGAAGAATCCTTCCCGGCTTCTACCGTCGGTGTGGCACAGGCGCTCATCTTTGGAGAAAGCAGAAGCATTGCAGAGGATACGATGAAGAATTTCAGGGAGCTCGGAGTCGTCCATTTGCTTGCGATTTCCGGACTTCATGTCGGGTTGTTGTTCGGGGCTTTATATTATGTTTTATTAAGAATCGGCCTGGCAAAGGAAGCGGTGTCCTGGACGGGGGTGGGATTCCTCCTGTGCTACATCATCCTGACCGGGGCGTCTCCTTCTGTCATCCGTGCATCGGGCATGCTGATATTCCTTCTCCTTGGTAAAAAAGCAAACAGGCGCTTAACCGTGGTTGACAGCTTATCCTTCGTGTTTTGCTGTATCGCCTTATATAGTCCGTATTCCGTTTTCAATCCTGGTTTTCAGCTTTCGTTCATCGTCAGTTTTTCTTTGATTTTATCTTCTGCCGGGATCATCCAGGACCCATCTTCTTTCCGTCAGCTGTGTAAAGTGACCTTCGTTGCCCAGTTATCTTCCCTTCCCGTCGTGTTATACCATTTCTTTGAATTCCCCCTGATTGGATTCATCACGAATCTCATTTATGTTCCTTTGTTTTCCGTTATCATCCTTCCACTATCCATCCTGCTGTTTTTCCTTTCCGCTTTGACAGATGCCGCAGTCGTGCTCCGATTGTATGAAAATCTTCTCGGAATCATTTTTGAATGCTCCTCCTACCTCGCTTCACTTCCATTTAGTACAGTGGTGTTTGGAAGGCCGCCCTTTCTTTTCTTACTTGGCTATCTCAGCATCATTTACGGTGCATTTGTCGGAATGGAAAAACGAAAAACGTTAAAGGCGTTGACATATTTGCTCCTGTTTGTGCTGTTTCACCAGCTCATCACCGACTATGATCCTTACGGGGAAATTGTTTTCATTGATGTGGGGCAGGGGGACAGCACCTTGATCAGGCTGCCGTATAACCGTGGTACCTATCTGATTGATGCTGGGGGAGAAGTGAACTTCGAGAAGGAGAAGTGGGAAGAAAGGACGAAGCACTTTTCCGTAGGGGAAGATATCATCGTCCCTTTTTTAAAAAGCAAAGGCATCACAGTCATCGACGCAATGATCTTGACCCACGGCGATATGGATCATATCGGAGGTGCCCAGGCGGTCATGGATGAACTGAAGGTGCGTGAGATACTGATCAGTCCTAACAGCCAGGAAAAGGATGAAATAGCAAACATCATTGAGTTGGCAAGTAGCAAGAGCATTCAGGTGAGAGAAGGGATGTACTTAACCAGTTGGCAGGGGGATCGAAATGGTCTTCATATTGTGTCACCACAGGATGCGGTATACGAAGGGAATAATGATTCAATCGTGTTGTATGGGCGGATCGGTCCGCTGAGATGGTTATTTACCGGAGATCTTGAGGAGGAGGGCGAAAGGGAGTTTGCTGACACATTCGATTTACCAGTGGACGTATTGAAAGTGGGGCATCATGGAAGCAAGACGAGCACGACGGAAGTCTTCCTGGAAGATACGCATCCGCAGGTGGGCATCATATCGGCAGGGGAATCGAATCGCTTTGGGCATCCCCACCCTGAAGTGATGGAGAGGCTGCGAATACGTGGCCTGACCCTTTATAACACGGCGGAGGACGGGGCGATCACCTATCGTTTTCGGGAGAAAAGAGGAACGTTTTCTGCCCAACTTCCATAG
- a CDS encoding ComE operon protein 2, whose protein sequence is MERIAWHQYFMAQSQLLALRSTCTRLAVGATIVRDKRIIAGGYNGSIAGGDHCIDEGCYVIDNHCVRTIHAEMNALLQCSKFGVGTGDADIYVTHFPCLQCCKALIQAGIKTVYYAKDYKNHPYAIELFKKAHVHVEKVPFQESSIDVNHSEKAALMLQLIEELRNQGATEEKLKLYEQEYIKLFDE, encoded by the coding sequence ATGGAAAGAATTGCTTGGCACCAGTATTTCATGGCCCAGAGCCAACTCCTTGCACTGCGGAGTACATGCACAAGGCTTGCTGTCGGGGCAACCATCGTCCGTGACAAACGAATCATCGCCGGGGGGTATAACGGCTCGATAGCGGGAGGGGACCATTGCATCGATGAAGGGTGTTATGTCATTGACAATCACTGTGTGCGGACCATTCATGCCGAAATGAATGCCCTTCTCCAATGTTCCAAATTCGGAGTCGGCACCGGGGATGCTGATATTTATGTGACCCACTTTCCTTGCCTTCAATGCTGCAAGGCGCTGATTCAGGCCGGGATCAAGACGGTTTATTATGCAAAAGATTATAAGAATCATCCGTATGCCATCGAGCTGTTTAAAAAGGCTCACGTCCATGTAGAAAAAGTTCCATTCCAGGAAAGCAGCATCGATGTGAACCACAGTGAAAAAGCGGCGTTGATGCTCCAGCTGATCGAGGAGTTAAGAAATCAAGGAGCCACAGAAGAGAAGCTCAAGCTTTATGAACAAGAATACATAAAATTGTTTGATGAATAA
- a CDS encoding helix-hairpin-helix domain-containing protein, which translates to MQTLIEKYRSIVVLCVICAVGLAVYMFKSASSAPVEEPPFIQAAAEEEVKEPEQIVPESVFVDVKGAVVNPGLYEVKLGDRLKFVIDRAGGFTEDADEKMMNLATKVSDEMMIYVPKKGEVDAPIDLLLPIQEGGSDSDKLNINTATQQEFETLPGIGPAKAAAFVQYRDENGPFASIEDIQKVSGIGEKTFEKLKEQISVQ; encoded by the coding sequence ATGCAGACGTTAATCGAAAAATACAGATCAATCGTGGTGTTATGTGTCATATGCGCAGTGGGATTGGCTGTCTATATGTTTAAAAGTGCTTCAAGTGCCCCTGTCGAAGAACCTCCTTTCATTCAGGCTGCCGCAGAAGAAGAGGTGAAAGAACCGGAACAGATTGTGCCGGAAAGCGTGTTCGTCGATGTGAAAGGCGCGGTGGTGAATCCCGGACTCTATGAGGTGAAACTTGGGGACCGGCTGAAATTTGTCATTGACCGTGCAGGAGGGTTTACTGAAGACGCCGATGAAAAAATGATGAATCTGGCGACAAAAGTGAGCGATGAGATGATGATTTATGTCCCGAAGAAAGGGGAGGTCGATGCACCGATAGATCTGCTGCTCCCGATCCAGGAGGGAGGTTCGGATTCCGACAAGCTTAATATCAACACTGCCACACAGCAGGAGTTCGAAACGCTACCGGGCATAGGACCCGCCAAAGCGGCCGCCTTTGTGCAATACCGGGATGAGAATGGTCCGTTCGCCTCGATTGAGGACATACAAAAAGTTTCAGGGATAGGGGAAAAGACTTTCGAAAAATTGAAAGAACAAATCTCTGTACAATGA
- the comER gene encoding late competence protein ComER yields MKIGIIGTGNMGKIIIEALIDSKAIAPSQLHITNRSLYKAEAIKEKSPAIHVMGSNQEVIDASDLIFLCVKPHDVYDVIMDHRDRFSKDKCAVSITSPVSVDQLQSVLSSSCARFIPSITNRALSGVSLLTFGTACSNKWRQELTTIAEHISTPVVIEEDVTRVASDIVSCGPAFFSYVTQRFIDAAVEVTEIDKETATVLASEMLVGLGDLLQKKIYTLPTLQEKVCVKGGVTGIGISVMERELGDVFEKLFEATQKKFVDDIEGTKSQFGV; encoded by the coding sequence ATGAAAATAGGTATTATCGGAACCGGAAATATGGGGAAGATCATTATTGAAGCTCTCATTGATTCAAAGGCGATAGCTCCTTCACAGCTTCATATTACAAATCGATCATTATATAAAGCCGAAGCCATAAAAGAGAAGTCTCCTGCCATCCATGTGATGGGTTCAAATCAGGAAGTGATCGATGCTTCTGATCTGATTTTCCTTTGCGTCAAGCCGCATGATGTATATGATGTGATCATGGATCATAGGGATCGGTTCTCCAAGGATAAATGCGCTGTATCGATCACGAGTCCGGTCAGTGTGGACCAGTTGCAATCGGTGTTATCAAGTTCCTGCGCAAGGTTTATCCCAAGTATCACCAATCGTGCACTGAGCGGGGTATCACTGTTGACGTTTGGTACAGCGTGTTCAAATAAATGGAGACAGGAATTAACGACGATTGCAGAACATATTTCCACACCTGTTGTCATAGAGGAGGATGTAACGCGTGTGGCATCTGACATCGTCAGCTGCGGGCCTGCATTTTTCAGCTATGTGACCCAGCGATTCATCGATGCCGCAGTCGAAGTAACAGAAATCGATAAGGAAACGGCAACGGTACTGGCTTCAGAGATGCTGGTAGGACTCGGGGATTTATTGCAGAAGAAGATCTATACGCTGCCGACGCTGCAGGAAAAGGTGTGTGTGAAGGGTGGCGTGACGGGTATCGGGATATCTGTGATGGAAAGAGAGTTAGGGGATGTATTCGAGAAATTATTTGAGGCGACCCAGAAGAAATTTGTGGATGATATCGAAGGAACGAAATCACAATTCGGAGTCTAG